The segment CCCCCAACCGAAAAAAAAGATACCCAATTTTCACATGCTCTAGCAAGGGCGAATCCTTTCCAATTGAAAAATATCCATCCAGCGGTTCAAGGTATCGAATCGTCTGTAGGTTGCACTTTTCTTCCTCCTGAAAATGTTCCAGCATGTAACGGTAAACGAGATTTGAATCCGCGTGAAACGCGAACAGTCCCTGCCGTATTCGCTCAGCTCCGGCAGCCACCGGTAGGAACGCCTTCGATTCCCTTATTCTGGCATACACTTCTCTCCGTACCGAATCCGTTTGGTTCTGCATCGAAAAATGACGTCAGGTCAAAACTTCCAAAAAAAGTAACGGTACTTACGGGCATAAAAATGCGATTGATGGAACTGTTTTGCGCTGCCAGCTGTACGCCGGAATGCAGCAGATCTTCCACGGTGCGAATTTCGCGCGAAGGTGACTGAATCAACGCTACAATGTTGGCGGAAAAGCAAATGTACAGTGCCATCAGACTGATTAGCATAATGATGTTCAGCGTCCGGGAGGATAAAGATTTCAACCGAGCGAGTGCCTCTTGCTGGGCGGCTATGCTTATCATGTTCAACAACGCTCCGCTAATGCCTTCCAGCTTGTTCGTTTCGTCGTCGGAGCTGGGCTTAACAGAAACTGTTTCATCCACGTGATTTATCACTAACTGTAGAAAGCTTCCAAGCAACATAATCCCGATGGTGGACAGCCAGACGTGCTTGTGAAACGAGAGGATGAAAACATTGCCCGTGTAGGAAAGTTTGGGCGAGCGGAATATGAACGCGTATCTCAGCGGCGCCGTCATGGTGACGAACTGTACTTGCCTCAGACGTTTCGCCGTCATATAACTTGGTGATACTCCTAGATCGAGCGTGCCGTTTTCCAGACCGCGTCGTATTCCAGTGTCCCAATCGTCGACACAATGGTAGCTGACCGTAGCATTCAACAAACGGATCAAACTGTCCGTTAGAGCGACGTTAACCATTGTTGTTGTGTTATGTTCAGAGCTGCTGCAGACGATGGCAGCCTTTAGTGTGATTCCCTGAAGATTCAAATCTATCGCTGATTCCATAATAGCTGATCGaggaaaaaataatttattttgccaaTAACCAACGATTCTTTCAGCACATTGTTTGGATGCTAACTTTTTGTAGATTTTCTTTATGACATATTTTCCATGGTCGTTGAGCCTTCCCACGTAAGTCACATCATTGATGTTTGTTGAGTTTAACATTGAACCATTAAAGTTAAAGCTATTTGCATCACTGAACAGGATGTGCCGAATTTTTGGAAGAAAACTATTCACAACGTGCTTAAGATCATAACAGTTCAAGTCCCATACAACCATTGATCGATGTTCTAGATTACCAACCACCGAGTTCCGTGTATGGAAATGTACTTTATTACTAGCAGCAGCAATTTCCATGAAGTTGTGAAGTTTTCCAGCAGTCCAGCATGTGTTCAACTCAACCTGCAATGGCTGTTTCCAATGAAGCAACAAATCCAATATCAGTGCGGCGGAGTCCCCCTGGACAGAAGAAACTGCAATCAAAACGGTGAGTACCATTCGTATGAAGTTCAACATGTTGGGCTTTTCACTAAGAACTGACCTAAAGCATAAGGGCTTACCGCGTTTTTATATGGACTGATGATAATATCTTACAATTGAAACGACTGGAAATTGAGTCATTTTCTCAGAGGTATTATTAAATTTAATACAAATTGCTTGTGCTTGATGAGACGTAAAACTGTGGGGTTTGAAATTATTGTTGACTGACTTTCGAATCTTTTATTAATCAATAGAGGTTTCCATATCACAACTAGAAAATAATACATTGCGTACAAGATAGCTGGATCTAAGATACATTGTCCAAAATCGTTATAATCCCACAGGCAATCCTTGCCCCGACCGTGTCCTCTTCGCCCTGGAACGACACCGGGTTGTTGATCGAAAGGTCCGGGAACCGGTAGATTTCCGAAGCCTTCTCGTGGACCACGATGGACCGACCGACAATGCCAGCGAAACCGAACAGGTTGACGTACGGACTGGGGAAATCAATCATCGCATTGCCGTCCTCCTTGACCTCAATGTTACCGATCTGTGGTTTAAAAACACTTGAGTAAACATGAATCCACGGAGAAACTTCTTTCACTCACAATACTGCTGCGGAAGTGCGGTCCGGTTGATTTACAACCCTCGCGCATGTCGCCGAAAGCGTGCACGTGTACGGCGTGTTTACCCACCGGTAAACCGGTGGCATTGATGTTTGTCTCGATGTGACCCGGGGCCCACTGCCGGAACGAGATCGTTCCCATTATTTGCTGTTCCGGGTTGTCCGCTACCAGGGTGGCACCTGCCTTCCACGATGGTTCCGGCTGTTGTGCGAAAAGAAACGTATTCACTTTTAAATTAATCGATATTAAAAATTGCCTTAAACGAGTTAAACTTAAACGATTAGCGCATAAAGTTTTACCCCTGATAGTATTCCTTTATCTGTcggcccatggacatgactactgaactgcttacaatgtttgtctttctcagttttttacCCCTCAAAAGAATTTCTTTATGAAGTGCAGTGCGGAATGATTGTTCGACTAACCTAGTCAgttaattttcttgctcttgaccgACTACTAGCATGATTTGAAAACCGGTAGCTGTGTAACCTGAGAACTCGCTGTGTACCTCCACTTAAGTTACAGAAACTCCCATACCTACTTTcttgtggtaccagccgggatacgggTAACCTCGTGTTGAGTGTTGAAGCAAGTTATAGCCTTGCTGTCCTTGAGCCTCTGTTCCCAGAGTCAGAGGCGGCTCTTGACGAAGATTCCACAGCAAAGTGGAACAAGATTTGCTTATCCTAGTGAGCGTTTACGTCTAGTATCCGAGTctacttttccttccgcaaggaccgcaagacgcttcgatcaagaagcatacgccgccgcacaaagctggcgATGTTCAAAACgccaatcagaccggtagtcctctacggacttgagacagtgactttgcttatggaagacatacatgtactagccgtatttgaacgaaaggtgttgcggactatttttggtagaGCACAAACGGAAAGCGTTGTAAGAAAGAGTGGCGTAAGAAtcgcgagctacaggcactattTTAGTAGCTAAAATTGAACGTCTCGGAGCCTCAACACCAGCTTTATCATCCCGCCTGGTTGTAAACTCATTaacgctgacgatcttaaattATTTCTTGTCGTCCAAATTATGAcggactgcattgaactgcaacgatTCTTGGATTCTTTCTCTGACTGGTGCTTGCGAAACTTATTGACTATTACAGGGTGGTAACTACCTgaaaaaacctgtaaaacctggaattgtcagggaatATAAAATGATCTgaatgaatcaaaaaaatataggAGAAATTCCACTGTCTCACGGTACGGCAGTCCTTAAACTAGCTGATGAAGATTACAAGTTGTAACCGAAATACGGGTGTACGAATTTTAGAATCTGTTTTGGATCCAGAGAAGTAAAAGCCGATCAACACATGTAAAGTAAAATAAGGcgcgttggtcagaaagtagaacgGCCAACGGTGATATTAGTAGCGAAACTATTTCTTAGAAAGCGCGGCCCAGTTTACCAAGGGCACGCAGCGAAACTATAATTAAACACAACCTCGATTAAACAGCTTTTTCCGCATGACTTGTGACTCGGACAACGAAAATCAAACATATGAAcattttcgcgtaaaaaagcACCACGGCGGGTTCTAGAGTTAGCCGCAAGGGGCGCTAAAGAATTCGGTGCTGCGAGAAGATAAGAGTGCGAGCGACACTCTccgcaatcaattttgtttatcaatttttcaCCATCCGCTTGGGCACGAATAAGGAACTCACGCGCGGAGTGTAATTGAAGAAcccgcctagggaaatagagtaagTGGGGAACTTTCTCCATTTCGGTAGGTTGGGTTAAAACTCGTTGTATGGGGAAAATATACGAGAGTGGTTCTTGACAGTTCTAGCAGGATGATTGGCAcacggaaaaaatgtaaaactttCACATTAACCTTTATTTTAGAGTCGAAGAAGAGAAATTTAAGCCACTTCGTCAGGTATGAAATTTTTTGGGTAAGGTGACAATTTGCTATTCTGAGAGTCACTTGGGTCGctccgctcacctgggtgaccTGTAAGGTGAGGTaagggtgactgtgagaatagggcacgtaaaagaagtgaggttaggtgagatgactgtgagaatagggcccgaaACCACTTGATCGTGAAAATGTAAGTCATTTCAGAATGTCGAAAAACATTTTAAAGACTCTTGTATTGAAAGCAAGAAACGTACATTCAATAGTCATTCAAGACAACGAAATTCGTAACAACAAGATTGCAGAGGAACAGCAGCTACTAATGCTCTAGTAGAAGATACGGGATGTGAAAGCACAGATAGAAGTAAGTTAAACGAGAAAATTTCGGACAATTTTTCTCACTTCCTCgttgattgaaaaataattcaaatatgaATGAGCGAAAGACGTTTCtagttaaaattatatcgcaatatgaaacctgGAATTTTATTAAGCACACCTGGAAAAccctggaaaaatcagggaattttattttgcgTTTCGAGTTGCCACCCTGTATTAGTGTGTCAAAATGTTCCGTAATTTCTTTCACACGTAAGAAAACTCCGATATTGTTTAACTATACAATATCTGGAGAAATGCTTGAAAGAGTCACA is part of the Sabethes cyaneus chromosome 2, idSabCyanKW18_F2, whole genome shotgun sequence genome and harbors:
- the LOC128736828 gene encoding uncharacterized protein LOC128736828, which translates into the protein MESAIDLNLQGITLKAAIVCSSSEHNTTTMVNVALTDSLIRLLNATVSYHCVDDWDTGIRRGLENGTLDLGVSPSYMTAKRLRQVQFVTMTAPLRYAFIFRSPKLSYTGNVFILSFHKHVWLSTIGIMLLGSFLQLVINHVDETVSVKPSSDDETNKLEGISGALLNMISIAAQQEALARLKSLSSRTLNIIMLISLMALYICFSANIVALIQSPSREIRTVEDLLHSGVQLAAQNSSINRIFMPNQTDSVRREVYARIRESKAFLPVAAGAERIRQGLFAFHADSNLVYRYMLEHFQEEEKCNLQTIRYLEPLDGYFSIGKDSPLLEHVKIGMIKLQEFGMQERAIAAHYTGSPPCIGDSVFDPVSIIDALFAVQLMAFSLVLAAVILVLERTLKRYRVQQLLLTKLDAFVKRCLIRIRDIWAGWRHL
- the LOC128736829 gene encoding superoxide dismutase [Cu-Zn]; its protein translation is MGGDESQQEVMVQRTRQWPEPSWKAGATLVADNPEQQIMGTISFRQWAPGHIETNINATGLPVGKHAVHVHAFGDMREGCKSTGPHFRSSIIGNIEVKEDGNAMIDFPSPYVNLFGFAGIVGRSIVVHEKASEIYRFPDLSINNPVSFQGEEDTVGARIACGIITILDNVS